The Neospora caninum Liverpool complete genome, chromosome X genome includes a region encoding these proteins:
- a CDS encoding SRS domain-containing protein, which yields MARDWHVRCERSQGTTTTSKMSLNYETQRKLSHNFRMGVTLLVLLASMPMHYEGPSFFSGVRAQDETPKSKCVVDSQTGTTKCTCDHTDESPQTFAATLSEDQTVLQVSCKSNAQLQCAPEQLNGDKVCPATASKLNQCGSSNSSSASIPLSDILVDPGKSVTWSRDTTESSDQCTTQQLTVPKQNFPYTDKKFVVGCVQKSGNTDQCTVTVTVAARASAKNGQTVTCAYGTSSNKEPQTITLSPSQNAFTLVCGTDGEIVPSTYQQHYCDSSENGTTGDCQERDYTSILTAYQDTWWQKTENSSYTLQIPPADFPEEPANIMVGCKKTKISKRGQTSETEPSTVCKVLVTIEASPNSSSATMSGMKAYLAVGAVAIVSAFVHAM from the coding sequence ATGGCACGAGACTGGCACGTGCGGTGCGAGCGCTCACAGGGTACGACAACGACGTCGAAGATGTCTCTGAATTACGAGACACAACGGAAATTGTCACACAATTTCCGAATGGGAGTGACTCTACTGGTACTCCTTGCAAGCATGCCTATGCACTATGAAGGCCCGTCATTTTTCTCGGGTGTTCGAGCGCAGGACGAAACACCCAAATCAAAATGTGTGGTGGACAGTCAAACGGGAACTACCAAGTGCACGTGCGATCATACAGATGAATCACCACAAACTTTTGCGGCAACCCTTTCGGAAGACCAAACTGTGCTGCAGGTGAGCTGCAAAAGTAATGCTCAACTTCAATGCGCTCCCGAACAATTGAACGGCGACAAGGTCTGCCCAGCAACAGCTAGCAAGCTGAATCAGTGCGGTTCATCAAACAGCAGCAGCGCAAGTATCCCACTCAGCGATATTCTTGTCGATCCCGGAAAAAGCGTCACCTGGTCGCGGGACACCACCGAGTCGTCGGACCAATGCACCACTCAGCAGCTAACGGTCCCGAAGCAGAACTTCCCGTATACTGACAAGAAGTTCGTTGTTGGATGTGTTCAAAAATCTGGGAACACCGACCAGTGCACGGTGACTGTAACGGTCGCGGCGAGAGCAAGTGCAAAGAACGGCCAGACCGTCACCTGCGCTTACGGAACGAGTAGCAATAAGGAACCTCAGACCATCACGCTGAGCCCGTCTCAGAACGCGTTCACCCTGGTTTGCGGGACTGACGGAGAAATTGTGCCGAGCACGTACCAGCAACATTACTGCGATAGCTCAGAAAATGGGACCACTGGTGActgccaagagagagactacACTTCCATCCTCACGGCATACCAAGACACATGGTGGCAAAAAACCGAAAACTCATCTTACACACTGCAGATTCCGCCGGCCGATTTCCCAGAAGAGCCAGCAAATATTATGGTCGGGTGCAAGAAGACAAAGATTTCGAAGAGAGGCCAGACTAGTGAAACAGAACCCTCAACTGTTTGTAAAGTGCTGGTGACGATTGAGGCTTCGCCAAACAGCTCATCTGCAACAATGTCCGGGATGAAGGCATACTTGGCTGTGGGAGCTGTCGCTATCGTTTCTGCGTTCGTGCATGCCATGTGA
- a CDS encoding SRS domain-containing protein, whose protein sequence is MSLNYETQRKLSHNFRMGVTLLVLLASAYVHDDRLSFFSSVRAQDETPKSKCVVDSQTGTTRCTCDNTDESPQTFAATLSEDQTVLQVSCKSNAQLQCAPEQLNGDKVCPATASKLNQCGSSNSSSASIPLSDILVDPGKSVTWSRDTTESSDQCTTQQLTVPKQNFPYTDKKFVVGCVQKSGNTDQCTVTVTVAARASAKNGQTVTCAYGTSSNKEPQTITLSPSQNAFTLVCGTDGEIVPSTYQQHYCDSSENGTTGDCQERDYTSILTAYQDTWWQQTENSSYTLQIPPTDFPEEPANIMVGCKKSKVSKRGQTSETEPSTVCKVLVTIEASPNSSSATMSGMKAYLAVGAVAIISAFVHAM, encoded by the coding sequence ATGTCTCTGAATTACGAGACACAACGGAAATTGTCACACAATTTCCGAATGGGAGTGACTCTACTGGTACTCCTTGCAAGCGCGTATGTGCACGATGACAGACTATCATTTTTCTCGAGTGTTCGAGCGCAAGACGAAACACCCAAATCAAAATGTGTGGTGGACAGTCAAACGGGAACTACCAGGTGCACGTGCGATAATACAGATGAATCACCACAAACTTTTGCGGCAACCCTTTCGGAAGACCAAACTGTGCTGCAGGTGAGCTGCAAAAGTAATGCTCAACTTCAATGCGCTCCCGAACAATTGAACGGCGACAAGGTCTGCCCAGCAACAGCTAGCAAGCTGAATCAGTGCGGTTCATCAAACAGCAGCAGCGCAAGTATCCCACTCAGCGATATTCTTGTCGATCCCGGAAAAAGCGTCACCTGGTCGCGGGACACCACCGAGTCGTCGGACCAATGCACCACTCAGCAGCTAACGGTCCCGAAGCAGAACTTCCCGTATACTGACAAGAAGTTCGTTGTTGGATGTGTTCAAAAATCTGGGAACACCGACCAGTGCACGGTGACTGTAACGGTCGCGGCGAGAGCAAGTGCAAAGAACGGCCAGACCGTCACCTGCGCTTACGGAACGAGTAGCAATAAGGAACCTCAGACCATCACGCTGAGCCCGTCTCAGAACGCGTTCACCCTGGTTTGCGGGACTGACGGAGAAATTGTGCCGAGCACGTACCAGCAACATTACTGCGATAGCTCAGAAAATGGGACCACTGGTGActgccaagagagagactacACTTCCATCCTCACGGCATACCAAGACACATGGTGGCAACAAACCGAAAACTCATCTTACACACTGCAGATTCCGCCGACCGATTTCCCAGAAGAGCCAGCAAATATTATGGTCGGGTGCAAGAAGTCAAAGGTTTCGAAGAGAGGCCAGACTAGTGAAACAGAACCCTCAACTGTTTGCAAAGTGCTGGTGACGATTGAGGCTTCGCCAAACAGCTCATCTGCAACAATGTCCGGGATGAAGGCATACTTGGCTGTGGGAGCTGTCGCTATCATTTCTGCGTTCGTGCATGCCATGTGA